One part of the Chryseobacterium mulctrae genome encodes these proteins:
- a CDS encoding glycosyltransferase family 4 protein, with translation MKIGFYSSMPLDDKRNWSGTMYKIYEQILLNGHEIEWIPQQKLNNNETKKLSRIQDLFYRTFRRGYNTKVNLYSCFQLGKKITNFLRHKNFDLIFVPTYLNDFALVKTHIPIIYLNDANIAQLLNYYPYYSGFGWLSKKETMLIEKKMLQKAVINIFSSEWAANYAVEHYGIDRKKVKVVKFGANLNVPERWQFNKDLHHEITFLFLAVDWIRKRGNLAYQVLKILREKGYNVKMQIIGCDPNLEEEWINIIPFLNKNNPDELLEIQNHLLNSHFLFVPTQADCTPIAFCEAAGYGLPVVSTDTGGVSAHVENKRTGILLSEIATAKDYAEIIEPLLRDKSIIEKMSIASRKKYVEELNWKVWGIEFEKIINKNL, from the coding sequence ATGAAAATAGGTTTTTATAGCTCCATGCCTTTAGATGATAAAAGAAACTGGTCAGGCACTATGTACAAAATATATGAACAGATTTTGTTAAATGGTCATGAAATAGAATGGATTCCTCAGCAAAAACTCAATAACAATGAAACGAAAAAACTGAGCCGCATTCAAGATCTTTTTTACCGTACTTTCCGCCGAGGGTATAATACAAAGGTAAATCTGTATTCTTGTTTTCAATTAGGAAAAAAAATAACCAATTTTCTCAGACACAAAAATTTTGATCTGATTTTTGTTCCAACGTACCTCAACGATTTTGCATTGGTGAAAACCCACATTCCAATTATCTACCTTAATGATGCCAACATTGCCCAGCTCTTGAATTATTATCCATATTATTCAGGATTTGGATGGCTATCGAAAAAAGAAACAATGCTCATTGAAAAAAAAATGTTGCAGAAAGCTGTAATAAATATTTTTTCATCGGAATGGGCAGCAAACTATGCAGTCGAGCATTACGGAATTGACCGTAAAAAAGTGAAAGTAGTAAAATTCGGTGCCAATCTGAATGTTCCGGAAAGATGGCAATTCAATAAAGATCTACATCATGAAATCACATTCTTGTTTCTTGCCGTAGACTGGATTAGGAAGAGAGGAAATCTTGCCTATCAAGTCCTTAAAATTTTAAGAGAAAAAGGGTATAATGTGAAAATGCAGATTATTGGATGTGATCCTAATCTAGAAGAAGAATGGATAAATATTATTCCTTTTTTAAACAAAAATAACCCTGACGAATTACTAGAAATTCAAAATCATCTTCTTAATTCTCATTTTCTTTTTGTACCAACACAGGCAGACTGTACGCCAATTGCATTCTGTGAAGCTGCTGGATATGGGCTTCCTGTAGTTTCTACTGATACTGGTGGAGTTTCCGCTCATGTCGAAAATAAAAGAACAGGAATTCTGCTTTCTGAGATTGCAACAGCAAAAGATTATGCAGAGATTATAGAACCTCTATTAAGAGATAAAAGTATTATAGAAAAAATGTCGATTGCCTCACGAAAAAAATATGTAGAAGAATTGAATTGGAAAGTTTGGGGAATAGAATTTGAAAAAATAATTAATAAAAATCTATGA
- a CDS encoding glycosyltransferase family 32 protein — MDTNILWGQGSENKDQIPKIIWIYWDPIKDSPLVDICLQQIQILHPDYKVNIVNKDTLSSFLQNVPQKNDALPFANYSDIIRLALLEKYGGIWIDASILITNNLDWVFNFKNDYKTDVIGFFADFITTDLDFPILETWFLAASKNNHFIKDWYYEYLSCYTSDNPEVYYKDIPQEWIQGIDENLAKYLICYISAIKTMRTNHKYRLLMFSANDHAHYYNFKLKLKPHQLAEEFLLNENAKYNLPLVKFERRGREMMDDFINKGLLSKKSLLYKLSPNPSKKYSSLQYKLYYIKYIFNNLLNKITTRK, encoded by the coding sequence ATGGATACAAATATACTTTGGGGTCAAGGTTCAGAAAACAAAGATCAAATACCTAAAATAATTTGGATCTATTGGGATCCGATTAAGGATTCGCCTCTCGTTGATATCTGTCTGCAACAAATACAAATTTTACATCCGGATTATAAAGTGAACATTGTTAATAAAGACACTTTATCATCTTTCCTACAAAATGTGCCGCAAAAAAACGATGCCTTACCTTTCGCTAATTATTCTGACATCATCCGGCTTGCCTTACTTGAAAAATACGGCGGCATCTGGATTGATGCTAGTATTTTGATTACCAACAATTTAGACTGGGTATTTAATTTCAAAAATGATTATAAAACAGACGTGATTGGTTTTTTCGCCGATTTTATAACTACCGATTTAGATTTTCCTATATTAGAAACTTGGTTTTTGGCTGCTTCAAAAAATAATCATTTTATAAAAGATTGGTATTATGAATACCTAAGTTGTTATACATCAGATAATCCTGAAGTATACTACAAAGATATACCTCAAGAATGGATTCAAGGCATTGATGAAAATCTAGCAAAATATCTTATTTGCTACATTTCTGCAATTAAAACAATGAGAACAAATCATAAATATAGATTATTGATGTTCTCCGCTAATGATCATGCTCACTATTACAATTTTAAATTAAAATTAAAACCTCATCAATTAGCTGAAGAATTCTTGCTTAACGAAAACGCGAAATACAATTTACCTCTGGTAAAATTCGAAAGAAGAGGGAGAGAAATGATGGATGATTTTATTAATAAAGGCTTGCTTTCTAAAAAATCTCTTTTATATAAATTATCTCCGAATCCCTCAAAAAAATATAGTTCATTACAGTATAAATTATATTATATCAAGTATATCTTCAATAACCTGTTAAATAAAATAACAACGAGAAAATGA
- a CDS encoding glycosyltransferase family A protein, with the protein MLLTIFTPTYNRAHLLPSLFSSLQKQGIKNFEWLIVDDGSEDDTVGTVAKFQKETNFPINYIYQENQGKHVAINTGVKNASTELFLTVDSDDEIMENAIEKTLVLLPSFLENQNIAAICFPIYSDNTKKTITNKEIEFNQAVLNSIELKNNYGITGEFTYLFKTKILKQYPFPYFAGEKFVKESVVYKRIDRIYKNMYVNQSIVKAEYLEGGLSSNFRNLMEKNPKGSALAYLEIVNDKRLSFEERKEAFSHYWYFENISKQHSLLQRLFHVKNKDIIFDFILKKLK; encoded by the coding sequence ATGCTACTCACCATCTTTACACCTACTTATAACAGAGCTCATCTTTTACCCTCACTATTCTCTAGTCTTCAAAAGCAAGGTATAAAAAACTTTGAATGGCTCATTGTAGATGATGGGTCAGAAGATGATACTGTAGGAACAGTGGCGAAATTTCAGAAAGAAACCAATTTCCCTATTAACTATATTTATCAAGAAAATCAAGGAAAACATGTAGCTATTAACACAGGAGTGAAAAACGCTTCAACCGAATTATTTCTAACAGTCGACAGCGATGATGAAATTATGGAAAATGCAATAGAGAAAACACTTGTATTACTGCCGTCATTCTTAGAAAATCAAAACATCGCTGCTATCTGCTTCCCAATATATTCAGATAACACTAAAAAGACAATAACAAACAAAGAAATTGAATTCAATCAGGCGGTGTTAAATTCGATAGAGTTGAAAAATAATTATGGAATCACCGGCGAATTCACATATTTATTTAAAACAAAAATTTTAAAACAATATCCTTTTCCTTATTTTGCAGGAGAAAAGTTCGTTAAAGAATCTGTCGTTTATAAAAGAATAGATCGTATTTATAAAAACATGTACGTTAATCAGTCTATTGTAAAAGCTGAATATCTTGAAGGCGGACTATCTTCTAATTTCAGAAATTTAATGGAAAAAAATCCTAAAGGAAGTGCTCTGGCTTATTTAGAAATCGTGAATGACAAACGCCTGAGCTTCGAAGAAAGAAAAGAGGCTTTCAGTCATTATTGGTATTTTGAAAATATATCAAAACAACATTCATTACTACAGCGTTTGTTTCATGTTAAAAATAAAGACATTATCTTTGATTTCATTTTAAAAAAGCTCAAATGA
- a CDS encoding glycosyltransferase family 2 protein produces the protein MKKISVIILSYKQEQFIEKAIRGVYTQKGNHPIELIICDDCSPDKTDEVIQKTILNAPQNITVKYFSHPQNLGSTPNFYFALKQVTGKYLSFCEGDDYWFDENKLQIQYNFLEAHPDYSMCFHNVINISPDPIINNTPFSKIENRDYSTLEIYNNWLVHTTSVFMKTEALQNDAVKKTLVKTDLLYFDTILYMANSLNGKIRGLAETMTAYRRHEVGLSHGINYKRDLRHNQLDQIIGDYYGNKIRESANWQIFSRSRIALSACLKNGQFILALKHLKWILKKKGNLKIYLIKKIK, from the coding sequence ATGAAAAAAATATCGGTCATTATTCTTTCTTATAAACAGGAGCAATTTATAGAAAAAGCAATTCGTGGGGTATATACGCAAAAGGGCAACCATCCAATTGAGTTAATCATTTGTGACGACTGTTCACCAGACAAAACTGATGAGGTTATTCAAAAAACTATTCTAAATGCGCCTCAAAACATTACGGTTAAATATTTTAGTCATCCCCAAAACCTAGGATCGACTCCTAATTTTTATTTCGCATTGAAACAAGTGACCGGAAAATATCTTTCGTTTTGCGAAGGCGACGATTATTGGTTTGATGAGAACAAATTACAGATTCAATATAATTTTCTGGAAGCTCATCCCGATTATTCTATGTGTTTTCATAATGTTATTAATATTTCACCAGATCCCATTATTAACAACACTCCATTTTCAAAAATAGAGAATCGTGATTATTCTACACTTGAAATTTATAATAATTGGCTGGTACACACTACTTCCGTTTTTATGAAAACAGAAGCTCTGCAAAATGATGCTGTAAAAAAAACATTGGTGAAAACTGATTTATTATACTTTGACACCATTTTGTATATGGCGAATTCGTTAAACGGTAAAATCAGAGGGCTGGCTGAAACCATGACTGCCTATCGCAGACATGAAGTAGGACTTTCTCATGGAATTAATTACAAGCGAGATTTGAGACACAACCAATTAGATCAAATTATTGGGGATTACTATGGTAATAAAATCAGAGAATCTGCCAATTGGCAAATTTTTTCCCGCAGTAGAATTGCACTGAGTGCATGTCTGAAAAATGGACAATTCATATTAGCATTAAAACACCTTAAATGGATTTTAAAGAAAAAAGGAAATTTGAAAATCTATTTGATTAAAAAAATAAAATAA
- a CDS encoding glycosyltransferase: MKKNILFIADKPDWAYEFMIKTWVPYLQKEYNCFIAYQQDFAIKPNRTHFGLKKSVYNFLNKIRIRLSQTTKIHQISTDGHYFYPVYQSAPVYRYDENLDKISSEMIDFDLITEMAFYFQYISQLPFKSSKKIVGIFTDKFPHDGPNWDIKQNNDRNLLSRENFYNTYLKSYQHIIVGGGNLLNDYRKLTENVDFVYGIYGQENFVENKEVGKEIGLTIGWTGTPDRPMKGFRTIIEPAIENVRKSGREIRLKTKFSGSYEELYDFYSDVDCVIIASDADSGPSMYAEASLSSVPVISTKVGLPLSFLIENKNGIFIERTIESLEKAIIELYDHRKKLKDFSQNTRQDYLKVMDNNITVSYFTKILKRYV; encoded by the coding sequence GTGAAAAAAAATATTCTTTTTATTGCCGACAAACCAGATTGGGCCTACGAATTTATGATCAAAACATGGGTTCCTTATCTCCAGAAAGAGTACAATTGCTTTATCGCCTACCAACAGGACTTTGCCATAAAACCAAATAGAACTCATTTCGGATTAAAAAAAAGTGTCTACAATTTTCTCAACAAAATAAGAATCAGGCTTTCACAGACAACAAAAATACACCAAATATCGACGGATGGCCATTATTTTTATCCTGTTTACCAATCAGCTCCGGTATATCGGTACGATGAGAATTTAGATAAAATCTCTTCTGAAATGATAGATTTTGATCTTATTACAGAGATGGCGTTTTACTTTCAGTATATTTCACAATTGCCATTTAAATCTTCAAAAAAAATCGTAGGTATTTTCACTGATAAATTCCCGCATGACGGTCCAAATTGGGATATCAAACAGAATAATGACCGCAATCTCTTGTCTCGAGAAAACTTTTATAACACCTATCTAAAATCATATCAGCATATTATCGTAGGAGGAGGAAATCTATTAAATGATTATCGAAAATTAACAGAAAACGTTGATTTTGTTTACGGCATTTATGGTCAAGAAAATTTTGTTGAAAACAAGGAGGTAGGAAAAGAAATCGGCTTAACCATAGGATGGACCGGAACACCGGACAGACCTATGAAAGGTTTCAGAACAATCATTGAACCCGCAATTGAAAACGTAAGAAAAAGCGGCAGAGAAATTCGCCTAAAAACAAAATTCTCGGGATCCTATGAGGAACTGTATGATTTTTATTCTGATGTAGATTGCGTAATCATTGCATCTGATGCAGATTCAGGACCCTCTATGTATGCTGAAGCCAGCTTGTCTTCTGTCCCCGTAATTTCTACAAAAGTAGGCCTGCCCCTGTCTTTTTTAATCGAAAATAAAAATGGTATTTTTATCGAGCGTACAATAGAAAGTTTAGAAAAAGCTATCATTGAATTATATGATCACAGAAAAAAATTAAAAGATTTTTCTCAAAATACGCGCCAAGACTATCTTAAAGTTATGGATAATAATATTACAGTATCTTATTTTACAAAAATTTTAAAGCGCTATGTCTAG